In Ooceraea biroi isolate clonal line C1 chromosome 14, Obir_v5.4, whole genome shotgun sequence, the genomic window GTTTCATGATTGTTTCAGAAATTACCGTTATCCACATACGTTATGtcaataatttctattataatgATTAACGTGAATAATAGGGGGCGTAGTAATAGGGGACATTTATTGTACACTTAAtccgaataaaatatatgtatgctttctttttttttagtaagAGGTGCCCAAGATGACCTGGACCTTTCTGACCCTCTCTTTCAATGATTATCTAAAGTAAATATCGACAGGTTGATTCCGAAGTAGCTGTGGACGGATCTAGCGCGGGCCCATCACTATCCATAAGCGGCGCACCATCCGTGGAACGACCTCACGACGTAAGTGACCCGCTGCGGTGCCGAAGGGGGCCGCCTCCAGGGGGGTAGAGGGGGCACTAACGGAGGATCTCGCGGAGATGAGCAGCTTGTGGGAGGCCGGGGTTAGTGAAAGTGAAATACTGCAAGTAGAGTAACGTCTACCAGAGCGCCGTGTATTTCACGTTGCTCCAGCCGACGATGAGGATCGTCGCAGAGAAAGAAGAGCGAGGAAATCGTGAGGACGTCCCTGTCTGTATCTCGATCCACTTGTTCacagataaaaaagatatgtgcTGTCGTTGCGGTTATCCTTTGCTTTTAATTAGTAGCTAGGCTTGGGAATTACAAGATTTTTCACATTATTTCACGCAGATAGATAAAACTCTCGCaagagatttttattattttaggcATGAcccaataaaaatttttagaatGAAAGGTTTTTGCAGATTTGCGTTTGATTGTCTTCACCAAATCAATATCGTTGCATACGTACATTTAAAGGTTCTAcgaatgcataaatatatttatggtTTCAATGTTATTCCAAAATGTCATTAAATGtgaatttgattaaatggAGAATTTGGTGTTGTATCTCAAGAAGAATGATTGCACAATCCTACTTCTAAAACATAAGACTTGCTTCTATATCGGAACTTTAGGTTTGCAGCAAAGAGATGCGGTACTCAATGAATAATGTATGATACCAGAAAAGCTAGAAAATAATACCCTGCGGGACATGTAAGAGATCACGTTCTTGCAACGTAAAGTCTTTCGCTTTGTTTTCCATTCGAGATGTCGGAATAATCCGAAACTATTGGAAGGGTAGAATAGATTAGAGATCGTACTGATTTTGCCATGCTTTGATAGAGCAGGACGAGCCGAATTTAATGACAAGTGTAGAGCAGTGCTTTGTGCAAGGTATGCCAAGAACTTTAAAGATCACATGGGAAGGAAgcaaatgaagaaataaacctatatgaaaatattgctCTTAATCAGATTATTATATAGTCAtcaaagatttataaattcgaaattacgtcttaatatatatttatattacatattattaataaaatattattaatcatgaCTGATCAGATAATCATATCTGATATTTTTTTGCTAACAATCCTTTCGCACAAATAATCTTTTCTTGTCACCTTTCCTGTGATTAATTGCCCCATTTCACGCTTCCTTTACTTCATAGCTTTTCCAATCGAGGATCAAATCGATCAATTATCCTTGCAGTGGTTTCTCCATGACTTATTTACGATCAGTCAATTATCTTTCTTGTCCCGATGACACAGCGTTCGACCCCCGTGAAGAAACCAGCCCTTCTTTGGATTCGTAATCGGCCTGCGTCATCGCGTGATCATCATCGGCGATCGCGCGCAGTGACACGACGTGTCTTCGCACGTCCTCCTCTTCGGGAGCTTTCACCGCGAAGTGCGAGTTATTACATCGCGTGGGCGACATAGAGGCAGACCGACGCGTAACTCAAGCCGGTGAAACAAAAGCGTCACGTATCGACAGCACTTCGCGTGCCCATCGCAATCCTACGTAATCCTACAGTTCGATCTCTTCTAATCCCCCTCGTATGCCGTTCGCATTCGCACTCGTACGCGGAGCTCGCGGCACCGATCATGGCGAGTCCTGCGGCAAGGATGAGCCCACGATACGGCTGTTTGCTAACCCGCCTCACAGACGGCCGAGAGATTTCAGTTTACAAAACCGCGAGGGTCGTAGATGTGCAGAGAtccgtttcttcttcctctcgagATCTTGCTTATGCATGGAAACCAGTTTAACTGCATTCAGCATCATCTCTTTAACGAGTGCTCGTACTCCAGAGTGCTGTAACTCCAGAGGCTTTTTATATCTTCAGGAGAAAGGTTTTTTCTTATGAATTGTTTTATATCTATAACTATCTGCTTAACGATCATCCTGTTTCCTATTATTAGATTTCAGGCGAGAGGCTGGTGAGCAAAAGTTTAGCATTATGCttcgaaaatatagaaaatctGACGGCAACTGTTACGTATTGgattgttaaattttaattgaaaatattatttttgtctaGGATGAAGTCGATGAAAAGCATACTATATTCATCAATGATTCCAACATTGTCTAGTGTGGAAAGATTCCGACTGTAATCATATTAACGGTTCTTTTCTGTGAGATCCAATAGCGGTTTAATACGTTTGCCATAATCATTCGCGCATTGCAAAATCATCCGCTCCTCTAGAACTAATCGTTAATGAAGTGCGGCGACGCGCATATTGAAGCTCATctgttttatgaatattttaagacTTCTTTAAAGCCcgtaataatcataataaatagTTCTAACGTTAGACAAAACATTGATAACGTTTACAATAATGGCAGCAGTGTCCAATGCATTCGTCACTCGCAACTATGACTAATAAGTTTCCTCGTATTGTGACGAATGTGTAAATGTGCATGaataagttataataatttttttctttataacaCTTCTTTATTAGTTAACTAATCTACTTTGATGATATGTGACGAGAAATACGgaaaaaatctataaatatagTTAGCACGTAATCTCTGCGCTCTTCTAAGCGTCCCGGCACGAAGCATCTACGTGATAATTACATCAAATTTGTTCTCACGAGCGCGAGACTTcaatcgcgcgcgctttccGCTTGGTTCCCTCGCAAACCATGCGCGGAATGTACttattgtattatgtataaCATTAACTATCTCACGATCCGCTCTCAAGTGAGAAGAAAACGGTTAGGCCATTTCGAgcaatcaataaataatttccattaataaaaaaaagtaatgatCCCTAGCAGATCTTACGAAATCTCGAAATAATTTACTGCAACAAATCAATCACATTAGTCCAAGGAAGAATTACAATCACGACATAATCGTGAGAAAATGCCGCGACGAGTAAGCGTGTTCGAATGTCAGTTCTTCTACCATTAAACGTCGTCAAAATCAGGGCGAATAAAACGGAAAGGTCTGAATTCAATCAGCGATCGCCTGTTTCTCTGAACAATTGTGTTACATCAGTGATGGATTGTTCGGATAGAAAAACAAGTCGTCCTTGTCATCCTCGTGCACTCGATTCTTCATAATTCCTTTTATGTTGCACCGATCATCGCGAAAATATTTGCCGGATTATTATTTGAAGTAATTAGCTGCTGATgtggaattttataataaccaaggaaattattgataaGTGAAGTGTGATAATTGGTGAACCAATATCcatggaaattatttttatctttagaaaagaaaatcataaaaaaatttcagaaatttgTGAGAAATGTAGAAAATAGAGGAAGTTTATtttcatgtacatatacatttctttatactttatacttcatattctttgattttaaatttgatttgaaattgatttaaatgaaattagaaaatgCCATTTTGTCtggaaacaaaaataattataaaaatcaataaaaagtttagcctataaaataaatgtgcattttgctatatatatataataaaaattgaattattataataaaacagttTTCTATAATAACAAGTAAACATGtcttttttaaagaataaagtCCCTTTATTCAAGAATTACTAGTTTGTATCCTGCGTTTCACAACTTTAGAAGCTTATATTGCTTCATCATACACGCGCATGGTTAACAACCGTTTTTAGCAGCTGTGCGTTaagtttaattacttttataactTCCATTATCCCCATAGTGTGAACGTTCTTTGCGTACCTTGTTGCTCCCTAATGAGAAATTTTTCGAGCCACTTTTCAATCGTAACAAGGACTGATGCGCAATTTCCTATATCAAGAACGGGACGTTTAATCAAGGTTGTCGAGATCCATCTTTGCGATTGACGTTATTCACCGTGCATTACGCGAGAATCGAATTGTGCATGGATTTCCATACCGAAACTTTATACAATTGGCATGTCATGCACGTCTGTTTCACGTCTACGTCGTGTCTGTTCGAAATCTATGAATACGAGAATCGTATAAGCTGCGAATCCGTGAGAATATAAGGCGGGAGATGCGTCCATCTCGCCAGCCACGATTGACCTTCGCACAAACCAACGTGGCGAATCGACACTTGAACGGTTGCagtgaatttaaaaattatatgtatattcggAAGATTGGATCCACGAGAGAGATCTAAGCGTTCGCCACTTTTGCCCGGAATCCGGGAAATATCAAAGACGTGGAGAAACACTAGTCGCCATCACTTGACTTGCGTCATCATTTATTCATCGCACGTTTATCGATGACGAGAGCCCTTCCTTCGTCCATAAATCGCGATATTATAAGCCGAAGCTGTCTTGAATGTAACTCGACTGCATCTACAAGCACGAAAGAACGAGGGGATTAAATGGATTGCTCGTGTTGGAGAAATCCATTTAATGCCGAGCAAAGAGAAATCCAAGACGAGAAGTCTTCAGGGCacttaatattgatttttctatctctttcaCTTTTAGAACATGTTAATGCTATTACGCATCGAGTATCCAAAAATCGCATCGAGAGTACAATACCGTTTTTAcacgatttattaaattaaatatgtttcGCCAAAAActcagtttttattttgatcTAATTAAATGTTCtattacatgtatgtacaGACGCAACTACTTGTTACAGACAATAGAGAATCAACAGAGAGCGCAACTTGGTAAAATACGATTCTGAGTCTGCTAACTGGGGCAGAAGAAACCTGAGGAAAGCAAGACTCTTAAGTAAAAGATCCTGCTAAAGTTTTATACGATTGCGCACATGCAATCTGCACTATGCAATTTATCTtgaaaacataatttatattatgcaaCTTTTTACATAATCGATATAATACCCGTATGTTTGAAATATATCTGACATTTTGaacattgtttaattattcacACATGCAAGTAAACGTACGCTGGTCCTGCAAAATCATTcctcattgtttatttattaaattcagcACTTGTAATCCTGAAATCCATTTCTGGCAAATAGGAATTACGATTACGGTTGTCCACCTTCGTGAAGGATTTAACGAAAAATTCAGGAACACCATAAACAGGACGAGCTGATATGTTACACAGGTGTTTCATACGGGACTTTCGTCGTAAAATCTAAGTGCTGATTGTAATGCTCTGCAACACTATCTTTATTCCATTCACGTTGTTCTTCCTGTTGATTATACCTATTCCAGGATGCATTTTCAATATTGGATTCATGCTGGTATTCTCGAGAGAGCTTTCCGTTAGCAGCTGCTTGAATTGTATTGAACGCGAGTTCAATACAAAAAAGAACAGGTAATAATACATGTGCagcataaagtaaaatatatatatgtaataaatattgagtGCACAAAAGTAGAAAAATAGAGATCAAATAAATGATACACAAAGACATTAAAATTACCGACATGTAAATCGACATTCCATATGCGCAGATATTGAATTTGAATCAGTAACAAATGTAATTACATTCCTCGAACCTCGAAATAGCATCACTTAATTCTGCGGCGGCAAAAATTGCAAGTGAGGTAGTCAGAGTTTAATTACTTTCCTATGTACAAATGAAAGTAGCCCATTATAATTAACGAGCCGCGCGGCTCTGTCTTTCCTTTATGAAAGGATTCAACAAGGAGCGTTAAGAGACATTACCGCAACATTTTTCGTACTCAACCCGCGGCAGATAAGAAGGTGTCCGTTTATGTAATCGCATGCGAATGTCGTGCGGACGCACAGTAGGCAGTACATACGTATTTTGAACAATTCCTTACATAACTCACCTATCAGCTTCCCCCATTGCTTTTGCAACCGCCTCGTTAATGGAGTAGAAACTTTGCGCGCGAGAGCAATCCACGGTGTTCCACCATGCACAAACCAATCTCTTCGGATTGAATAATGTGCCATTCGGGCAGAGGAACGAGTCCTTACGACCATCGTGCTGGCAAATGTAGAATACCCGGCAGTCGGCTTCAGGGTCGGCATAATAGCTCGGATATTGCTGCTGTCCGCAATTGAACCGCGTCTGCGGAGCTTCATGGAAGATCGGATAATCTTTTCCAGCAACGCCAGGTATGCCACCGTTGTCCGATTGATCCCGCGGATCCTGGTAGCTGTATCCATGGTTGTAGGACATCTGCTCGTGCGAATGCATATTCGAATATCCCCTCTGTGCCtgtacatttaatatatacagtttaaattatcttatataaaatatatacagggtgaggcacctaaaacaggccacctgaatatctcggctgttattggtgatagaaagaaatgtgtcagaccaaacttgcatggtttcgagggacacataatttgttctaaatagttttttattagatggacgcgtagaggtcatatgaaggtcaacttcgtttttttaaatggtatatgtttttttacgtaccatctagtagagcgtttgaagatgcgcacattgatctacgggtcaaaatcattcaaggtcactgaaggctaaaatttctaagagctagaactttttcatttctgaatttacggtattttcaatagcagagaactctaggcaatataaaaaataatgatatcatcaactcagaacttctcggaaaagaaaaaatttctaacggctagaactttttcatttctgaatttacggtattttcaatagcagagaactctaggcaatataaagtaaattattttcctttgcagttggccttcagtgaccttgaatgattgagccgtagatcaatgtgcgcatcttcaaacgctctactagatggtaggtacgtaaaaaatcataccatttaaaaaaacgaagttgaccttcatatgacctctacgcgtccatctaataaaaaactatttagaacaaattatgtgtccctcgaaaccatgcaagtttggtctgacacatttttttctatcaccaataacagccgagatattcaggtggcctgttttaggtgcctcaccctgtatagatataaatttgtaatattgaaggctttttaaaattataaattaagttattatttataattttattttttaatttgaatttgaatatgAAAATTCATGggatattcttattttatcttcaaagaaattttaatagcattttaatattattattaatcactaAAAGTTGTTTGATGTCAATAATGCAATTCTTATAAAATTGTGCAATTTCTTATCataaacaattaattgaaaagaaCTTGCAACAAAGCTGCAAAATATGCATTATGGATAtgagtaattaatttatgaaatactctctctctctctcgctctctctctctctctctctctctctctctctctctctctctctcttgatacATACGAGGGAAGTTGCAAGGATGAATGTAAAAACGATTTCCGATTTGAGAGCCATGGTCAGAAATGAGCTAATATCTTCATCGAAATTGcttgatatattatatcgGATCAAAACAATTGACTCGTTCCTtatatacccatacagcaccgattaatacagaaagctttcaggaaggttttaaaatcatttcaagatttcacatttcatatgcaacatttctgaaaggattccgcaatatgtcatatgaaatgttgcaacagaaatgtttctaaaacctaccacatgcaataaatttaaaaaaatgtgaatattgtaaaaagtaaaattatatatatatatatacctagaccaagtattcgatctttagtgaagctaaccagttgacaaaaaaatgcattatcttcacgtatcctttttttctttcaaatataaatgttggttgaacagagaattatatatctatataattctttccttttaatcaactatttggaggaagaaaaaggaaaatatataatataagaatggctctttgtcaatgtgccaacaattcacgctttttaaagggaaacttggtgaatacttggtttagctatgtacgtgtatatctatatatcttatatatatagatatatatgcatatctatgtacatcttatatatattatgtatttttttcattaagcatatttcagaaatcatatttattatattaattagattgcaaatattaaataacgtacaataaaaataataaatacattttatatataatttttattataactttttagtatttacaatcttctgaatactcgtataataaatttaaatataatttctgaagtattttcaatttattttaataagagctttgtaatttgtatgcaacatcataggaaagtttcaaaattatttcaattaacctttagtaatatatcaaaaagatttcagctattttaataatctttcggcaatatttcagaaaggttgcagattgatctatacctttcagcaacctttctataaggttttgaatgtaagtgtcgcggacattttgctattccggagttgtctcataactgttgcagaaacattttacaatgtttatgagatgctttcatctgtcagatgaaatacttctgaaatatttctgaaatgttttcgtgctgtatgggtagtTCCTTATATAATTCCCGAAATGGATTCAAGTACGCAAGACTGTTGTTCATCCTAAACAGCGTATCCTTCGATTGAATAGATAGGCTGGCGAAAGTGATCTGTATTTCGGCAATTAAGAATGATGCAAGTAAGGATTCATCTTTCTCAATGTGTGGCAACCGATGATACAATTCTTGACTTAATCTTCCGGAGGGTCAAGAATGAAGATATTTCGTCGTATCAgtcatacatataataattaattacaacacGTTATTCTAATTTATAACGAATAAAGATTTTAGTAACTCACTTTTAACTTCTGCTACtctttttctcgattttttttGCAATTCTAATTCCATGCATAAATTTATGACTTTTATGTCACATCTGAGTCTTCTGAAGAAAGTTTTTCCACGttcaagaaattttaaaatttcagtGGAATCCAAATTGCGCGGGTTTACTTCGTTTGCTTTAGAAACCCTCTATAGAGGGTCTCTAGTTTGCTTAGCAGCGCCGATTCAGCAATATGGCGGACGCCTTTCAGGACTCTTCATTGAGGAGTCTCACGTGTTTTATGAATTGAGCACGATTCTGCTACTATACTCTGTTTACTATATTGTTTATACGCGATACACATATACTTTATAGTGATAAAACTGACAAAGTGCGACTTGTACGAAGATGGATTTGAAGCCAAGTAATGGATTCTTtgatttatgtataaatatttcgaacGAGAATGAAGAATGCCTAAAGGATACCTTATTGAGGTTATATCAGAGTAAGTTATTTAATACTCAACATTGTGTAATAATTGTCAGTAATTgatgaaacaaaaattaatcagTATCTTTATCTTAATTCATTTcatgaatttctttgatatTAGTGGGTTACAGGACGGTGGCATTAAATCAAACTTTACACGAAAGTGCCTTCGATAAtgataagaagaagaagaaaggtaCAGAGAATAAAACGCTAGCAAACATTGTGCCAGATCCAATTGACGTGCGCCAGCTGAATGAAGAATTTAAAGGAAAACTGTGTATACTCAAtagaataacatttatttgttCGGATCCTGCGAAAACACATACATTGGTATGGAATCTCGTGCTACTAAATTTCCTTTAAGTAAGGGTgacttaaataatatattaacataaataatatattttacatagttTTGTTATTACAGGCGCACTGTGCAActatgaaaaaatatcatttatatgcTATTGTGCCGACGAAACAAAATATGCTGGAGGTTGGtagcattatttttattcttattgttgcaaattgcaattatAATCTCTTAATcttgttaatatttaaaattggtATATTCCATTTTTTGCTTCCTACAGTTTGCCTGTTCACAACTAAACGCGGACCTTATTACAATAAGGTCGCCAGCCTCTGGCATAAAAATGAGTAGAAAATTATATCGGCAGGCAGTAGGAAGAGGCATGTGGTTTGAAATACAGTATGCCGATCTTCTGAATCAAAAAACACGAGTAACcactatttattattcgcacttgttttacatgtattataaGAGTAGGGTAAGtacttaatatattaaatcagTTTAGCTCTATAGTGTGAATAATGcagttttacatattatatctaTTGCAGAATGTGATTATATCCAGTGGAGCAACCAATGCCAACTTAATCAGAAGTCCTTACGATATCATAAGTCTGTATcctttaatttaatctatggtagtgatgaaataattaagaaaatcacttttacataattaatatctgtggaaaacagtaaaatacagtcgatattttccataattgtacaattaataTCGCTCAGTGGAACTTTATTGGGTTTAAGTGAAGAAAAGTCGAAAGCAGCCATACTGAACCAGTGTCAGTATCTTCTTTTAAAAGCTGgtaagttattataattaagctTATAGTTTTATGTGAAATTACACaattttatcatgtaattTGTTTATTCCAGAAAGACGAGTATGTGGTAGAGGAGTATTTACAGTGCAGGTTACAGAGGAATCAATGGAGGAAGATACATCCGAGGAAGAATGTTTGTAACAGGATAagtgaaagaagaaaacagtaaaattatgaattgtaaaacgcaattttataattttatggaaaattctgTGCAATTTACTGCATATTTCagtttaacatatttttaataaaataaatgaaactcAAGTTTTTAAGTTTCCATCCGTGTTATAATCTTTAGGTGATAAAAGCATGTATTCCACTTCAACTCACAGTTTacagttttaatgaaaatgatgTAAAAGTGTACCTGGAAGAGCCATCTGTTAAAGTTTATTCCGTACTTTTTTAGTAATACAATATTGCATTACAAAAGtttatagtaatattataagcgttataatattaaccatattaaattaaattcattattaattcgGATTTCttcttgaataataaattatttcaataatacgTAACGGAAAGAGAATCATCAAAGGTACATGTTCTTACCGAGAATCGATATTATCATAAGATGATATAATCCAGAGAGAAGCATTActatatttgaaattaatctctctctctttctatccaTTAAgcattaaaaatcatttctcGAGGATCTGTAGAGTTTTTCTCCAAAGAAGAAGTTGGTTGAATTTGATTTTCGATCACCACCTGATGCAGCGGCTATATTCATCCCGCTTAAATAAACGACTATCACCGTAAATcaaataaagattttttaaaataacgttACGTACTTTAACtctattacatttaatctGATGTATTTTGGTCGTAACATATGTACTTTTACAGCGGCGTTATGGCTTTAACCaagtaaagaaatattttctaattaatttaaatattgtataaaagaaACTACCATAATAATGTtcagttaataataaaatataatttgacgTGTGACTGCGGAAGACGTAAccaattacttaaaaaatttaactATTCgcgatacattaataatttcgcgtAACGCTGCGATGTCGATGATACATGATGGACCTTGCTGTCTATTAGAAGCTGCTAACATCGACTCGGAAACGGCGGAGGATTCAATTTCTATCCAAGGATTAAGCGGATCATGCGCCCAACGGCTGTACGATCAAACCAAGCATCCGTGCATTATTCCCGACCACCCCTGATCTCAACCGCATCGACGATAGCACCATCCGTTTATcaccagcaacagcagcagcagcagcagcaaatTCTGTATGCACCCATCAGCAGTCCAATGGTGACTCTTCAGCCATGTGGAACAACATTTCATCCCTCGTGCGTTTACCCGAGCGTTCAGCCTCACATTGGTTCACCGAATTCTATTCCTTTGCATCCTCAAggtttaaaagatatataatatataaactgtagttttgatttttataaattagtaTTTGTTCCTCGTCCTCTATATATTCCTTGACACTTTTTCGCAAAACAGTCTACCAagcaagaaaaatgttattaaaacaaattaacgaACATTGATAGTCacataaattgaaattgtcTATCAATTGATGACTACTATCTCGCGCGGATGTAGGTAAGAATAATCGATGGCATTCCAAGAACAAACCGTCCCGTGGCCAGCAATATTATCAACAGCAAccacagcaacagcagcagcagctctCCTACAATCCGAAACCCGTGCAGGTGTTCTACGAGCAACCATCTTCCAGCATCGCTTCCATTCCTCCGGCGACCACGTCCTTCTTAGTAGCTTCCTCCACATTCGCCCATGCTGGATCATTACCTAACGAGCATTACAACAATAATTCCGCAGTTACGCACTTACTGCCTCAGCCTTTCAACTTCAAACCGCCGGACGTGCAGCCTTTCTGCTTCATCCAGGATCGACAAAGCGctcagcaacaacagcagcaacagcaacaccAGCACCCGATCCAGGCTTCCTATTACAATATATCGGCCACGAATACCTGCAGTCTGCAGACCGTTAACGCTAATTCAGCCTATCCGCTGCCCACTCTCAACCCTTACGCCAATTTGACTACGTTCGGCAGCAATCAATTCCCCGCGTCGGTGCCATCCTCCTCGCTTTTCTCGAATCCATCCGTGGGTGTAATCTTTGCTCCATCGCGAGTAGATAAGCCCGCATCGTTGCCCATGTTAGAATTTTCTTCATTCAAGCATAATGCAAACAAGGCACCGAGCACCTGTGAATCTCGAGCGGTTCCGGTCAATCATAACGAGAATTCCGACAGCTGGCCATTTCAAATTGAGACATCATCCAAGGATACGTACGATGTACAAGCGACTGACGACAGAAGCATGGACTCCACTGATCGTGCTTTGGACAAACCTGCTTCCGCCGTCGTGAGAACCGATGAGGAGCATGATTCCGACGAATCGTCGACCAGTTTTGATTTCACTATTGAGGCTGAAAAAATGGTCTCGGCACTGTGCAACACAACGTCGTCAAACGATCTCGGCAAGGAGGAATCAAAGCCTGGCAACAAAACCGATTCAACGCCGTTATTCAGTGGCGCCGGTGACAACAAGGCCAGTTGGTTCACTGATT contains:
- the LOC105286589 gene encoding ribonuclease P protein subunit p30 isoform X1; translation: MDLKPSNGFFDLCINISNENEECLKDTLLRLYQMGYRTVALNQTLHESAFDNDKKKKKGTENKTLANIVPDPIDVRQLNEEFKGKLCILNRITFICSDPAKTHTLAHCATMKKYHLYAIVPTKQNMLEFACSQLNADLITIRSPASGIKMSRKLYRQAVGRGMWFEIQYADLLNQKTRVTTIYYSHLFYMYYKSRNVIISSGATNANLIRSPYDIISLGTLLGLSEEKSKAAILNQCQYLLLKAERRVCGRGVFTVQVTEESMEEDTSEEECL
- the LOC105286589 gene encoding ribonuclease P protein subunit p30 isoform X2 is translated as MPKGYLIEVISETVALNQTLHESAFDNDKKKKKGTENKTLANIVPDPIDVRQLNEEFKGKLCILNRITFICSDPAKTHTLAHCATMKKYHLYAIVPTKQNMLEFACSQLNADLITIRSPASGIKMSRKLYRQAVGRGMWFEIQYADLLNQKTRVTTIYYSHLFYMYYKSRNVIISSGATNANLIRSPYDIISLGTLLGLSEEKSKAAILNQCQYLLLKAERRVCGRGVFTVQVTEESMEEDTSEEECL